Proteins from one candidate division KSB1 bacterium genomic window:
- a CDS encoding transposase: MRDRYKILTDEGIYFLTSTIVEWLPVFTKRRYFEIIIDSLNYCMKYKNLELYAYVILDNHLHLVAAAENLRSVVASFRKFTSKAIIKQLELDQMTWLLNQLKFYKKAYKTESRYQVWQEGMHPKYMQSPDMMRQKIEYIHRNPVERGYVQQPEHWVYSSARNYFTEDESIIYVERDWGF; encoded by the coding sequence ATGCGGGATCGCTATAAAATCCTGACGGATGAAGGTATTTATTTTCTCACATCCACCATAGTCGAATGGCTGCCGGTGTTTACCAAACGCCGCTATTTTGAAATTATCATTGATTCTCTGAACTATTGCATGAAGTATAAAAATCTGGAATTGTATGCCTATGTCATTCTGGACAATCATCTGCACCTCGTTGCTGCAGCGGAAAACTTGAGATCGGTTGTCGCGTCGTTCCGCAAGTTTACGTCAAAAGCCATTATCAAACAGCTCGAGTTGGATCAGATGACCTGGCTCTTGAATCAACTAAAATTTTACAAAAAGGCGTACAAAACTGAAAGCCGGTATCAGGTCTGGCAGGAGGGTATGCATCCGAAATATATGCAGTCTCCGGACATGATGCGTCAGAAAATCGAATATATTCACAGAAATCCAGTCGAGCGGGGGTATGTGCAGCAGCCGGAGCACTGGGTGTACAGTTCGGCGCGAAATTATTTTACAGAGGACGAGTCGATTATTTATGTTGAGAGGGATTGGGGGTTTTGA
- a CDS encoding DUF4416 family protein — MQPQSVTPVKLICGVLYSDASLCEQARSRLESLYGRVDYKSKEVDFNVTDYYDPEMGTPIVRLFYSFRQLISPGDLARIKIDCNRIEDDLAQDGQRKVNLDPGYLDYDKFVLASAKYNGHKVYLDQGIYADVTLFYQKGRFDPSPYCFPDFKDGRYDETFLHIRAQYKGQLRKLMRNGREKSD, encoded by the coding sequence ATGCAGCCGCAAAGCGTCACACCGGTGAAACTGATTTGCGGTGTTCTGTACAGTGATGCGTCATTGTGCGAGCAGGCGCGTTCGCGCCTGGAATCGCTTTATGGTCGCGTAGATTACAAGAGCAAAGAGGTTGATTTTAATGTCACCGATTATTACGATCCCGAAATGGGAACACCGATTGTGCGCCTGTTTTATTCGTTTCGGCAGCTGATCAGTCCCGGCGACCTCGCGCGTATCAAAATCGACTGCAACCGGATCGAAGATGACCTGGCGCAGGACGGTCAACGCAAGGTCAATCTGGACCCCGGCTACCTGGATTACGACAAGTTTGTGCTCGCCTCTGCAAAGTACAACGGCCACAAAGTATACCTGGATCAGGGGATTTACGCCGACGTCACTCTGTTTTATCAAAAAGGCCGGTTCGATCCATCGCCGTACTGCTTTCCCGATTTCAAAGACGGACGCTATGACGAGACCTTTCTACATATCCGCGCGCAGTACAAGGGGCAGCTGCGGAAATTGATGAGAAACGGGCGGGAAAAATCGGATTGA
- a CDS encoding helix-turn-helix domain-containing protein encodes MNKYLIPNLSNACQVIKDLLLHGEQGRSFVNLQQDLDIPKSTLFRILKTLEHENMVQKREGLLYPGPVLQGSASGGGNERLRKLAVPVLQELADRTGETAHLAVLKGFQALILEVCDGPNPVHVASRPGTLASLVNSATGKVLLTFHFGEHVQDVLDHISFEARTPHSITRSGRTAARDRFCPAARLCRG; translated from the coding sequence ATGAATAAATATCTCATCCCCAATTTAAGCAACGCCTGTCAGGTAATCAAGGACCTGCTGCTGCACGGCGAGCAGGGACGCTCGTTTGTCAATCTGCAACAGGATCTGGATATCCCCAAGAGCACGTTGTTTCGTATACTAAAAACCCTGGAACACGAAAACATGGTGCAGAAACGCGAGGGACTGCTTTATCCGGGGCCGGTTTTGCAGGGCAGCGCCTCCGGCGGCGGCAATGAACGGCTGCGCAAACTGGCGGTGCCGGTGCTGCAGGAGCTGGCGGACCGCACCGGAGAAACGGCGCATCTGGCGGTATTGAAAGGATTTCAAGCTTTGATCCTCGAAGTCTGCGACGGACCCAATCCGGTGCACGTGGCCTCACGTCCCGGCACACTCGCGTCCCTGGTCAATTCGGCCACCGGCAAAGTGCTGCTCACCTTTCATTTCGGTGAGCATGTGCAGGATGTGCTGGATCATATTTCCTTTGAAGCGCGCACACCCCATTCGATCACCAGATCTGGACGGACTGCGGCGCGAGATCGATTTTGTCCAGCGGCTCGGCTATGCCGTGGATAA
- the rlmD gene encoding 23S rRNA (uracil(1939)-C(5))-methyltransferase RlmD: MTLKKGNEITLKIDSLAYGGQGLARADDFVIFIRYAIPGQTVRARIVKRRKSYAEARLLEVLKESEHTVQAPCEHFGVCGGCAFQQLDYQVQCREKGRQVFDLIERVAGLHEFERHDTLPSPDVFRYRNKMEFSFSDQRWLTRKEIDSGADIKKEPLYVGMHARGFFDKVVTINECHLCPAVTSDILARVRTVALDSGLPAYSTRTHTGFWRFCVIRTSHNTDDIMVNVITSRHEPEIADALKTELEAVPQITSLINGITASKSSVAYCTTEHLLKGESVITENLGGLSFQISSNSFFQTNSKQAGQLYAIIRETADFTPDDTVFDLYCGAGSIALYISDDVRQVIGFESVQAAVDNAVTNAQLNNISNCEFVCTDLMHALKDADAVLERYGQPDVVILDPPRGGMHPKTVEAVLRYRPQRIVHVSCNPATLARELQTLCAEDYRLISVQPVDMFPHTAHVESVSRLERVME; encoded by the coding sequence ATGACACTGAAAAAAGGAAACGAGATCACTCTCAAAATAGACTCCCTGGCCTACGGCGGACAGGGACTGGCGCGTGCCGATGATTTTGTCATCTTTATCCGCTACGCCATACCGGGACAAACCGTGCGCGCCCGCATTGTCAAAAGACGCAAGAGCTATGCAGAAGCGCGACTCCTGGAAGTATTGAAAGAAAGCGAACACACCGTACAAGCGCCGTGCGAGCATTTCGGCGTGTGCGGCGGCTGCGCGTTTCAGCAGCTGGATTATCAAGTGCAGTGCCGGGAAAAAGGCCGCCAGGTGTTTGATTTGATTGAGCGCGTGGCCGGTCTGCACGAGTTTGAGCGTCATGACACGCTGCCCTCCCCGGATGTATTCCGCTACCGCAACAAGATGGAATTCTCATTCTCGGATCAGCGCTGGCTGACGCGGAAGGAAATTGATTCCGGCGCGGATATCAAAAAGGAACCGCTGTACGTGGGCATGCACGCGCGCGGGTTTTTCGACAAGGTGGTGACCATCAACGAGTGTCATCTGTGTCCCGCTGTCACCAGCGACATTTTGGCTCGGGTGCGCACCGTGGCGCTGGACAGCGGCCTCCCTGCGTATTCGACGCGCACGCACACGGGATTCTGGCGCTTTTGCGTGATCCGCACCAGCCACAACACCGACGATATTATGGTCAATGTGATCACATCGCGTCACGAACCGGAGATTGCCGACGCCTTGAAAACCGAACTCGAGGCCGTGCCGCAAATCACCAGTCTGATTAACGGCATCACCGCCAGCAAATCGAGTGTGGCCTATTGCACAACCGAGCATCTGCTCAAAGGTGAATCCGTGATCACGGAAAACCTGGGCGGATTGAGCTTCCAGATCTCCAGCAACTCGTTTTTCCAGACCAACAGCAAGCAGGCCGGGCAGCTGTACGCCATTATTCGCGAGACCGCTGATTTTACACCGGACGACACGGTGTTTGATCTGTACTGCGGCGCCGGGTCCATTGCCCTTTACATCAGCGACGATGTCCGGCAGGTCATCGGATTCGAGTCCGTGCAGGCGGCCGTGGACAATGCCGTGACCAACGCGCAGCTCAACAACATTTCCAACTGTGAATTCGTCTGCACCGATCTCATGCACGCGCTCAAAGACGCGGACGCGGTGCTGGAACGCTACGGTCAACCGGATGTGGTTATTCTCGATCCGCCGCGCGGCGGTATGCACCCCAAAACCGTCGAGGCGGTGCTGCGCTACCGGCCGCAGCGCATTGTACATGTGTCCTGTAATCCCGCCACCCTGGCGCGCGAACTGCAGACCCTGTGCGCCGAGGATTATCGTCTCATCTCCGTGCAGCCGGTGGACATGTTTCCGCATACCGCGCATGTGGAAAGTGTGTCGAGGCTGGAGCGGGT
- the kduI gene encoding 5-dehydro-4-deoxy-D-glucuronate isomerase — MGAATPTSSPLKLAAPEEMRSEFFCKRREVGVLNVGHAGRVEVDGTSYDLDNLECLYIGRGSKDIQFSSADPKKPSGFYLLSYPAHTDYPVKKAAQEDAEVANLGSKEACNERSLFKYIHPNGIQSCQLVMGYTVVAPGSVWNTMPPHTHERRMEAYLYFGLEDGKVFHFCGAPDETRHLVISDRQVVLSPSWSIHSGAGTRHYAFCWGMGGENQDFSDMDALTLNDLK, encoded by the coding sequence ATCGGCGCGGCAACGCCCACGTCTTCGCCGTTAAAGCTGGCGGCGCCTGAAGAAATGCGCTCGGAATTTTTCTGCAAGCGCCGCGAGGTGGGGGTGTTGAATGTCGGTCATGCCGGACGTGTTGAGGTGGACGGCACGAGCTATGATCTGGATAACCTGGAATGCCTGTACATCGGCCGGGGTTCGAAAGATATCCAGTTCTCCAGTGCTGATCCGAAAAAACCGTCCGGTTTTTATCTGCTCAGCTATCCCGCGCACACCGATTACCCGGTGAAAAAGGCCGCTCAGGAGGATGCCGAAGTGGCCAATCTGGGCAGCAAAGAGGCCTGCAATGAACGCTCGTTGTTCAAATATATTCACCCGAATGGCATTCAGAGTTGTCAGTTGGTGATGGGCTATACGGTTGTGGCTCCGGGTTCGGTCTGGAACACCATGCCGCCGCATACCCATGAACGCCGCATGGAGGCGTATCTGTATTTCGGTCTGGAAGACGGCAAGGTCTTTCATTTTTGCGGGGCGCCGGATGAAACCCGGCATCTGGTGATATCCGATCGCCAGGTGGTGCTGTCGCCGAGTTGGTCCATTCATTCGGGCGCCGGTACCCGTCATTACGCCTTTTGCTGGGGCATGGGCGGCGAAAATCAGGATTTCAGTGATATGGATGCCCTGACGCTAAATGATCTCAAATAG
- a CDS encoding ATP-binding cassette domain-containing protein has product MHPNEIHSVLGRNGTGKSTLAYVIMGLPDYKPDTGKILWKGKEITGLSIAERAKLGITVAWQEPARFGRHFGA; this is encoded by the coding sequence GTGCATCCCAACGAAATACACAGTGTACTGGGCCGCAACGGCACCGGCAAGTCCACACTGGCTTATGTGATCATGGGACTGCCCGATTACAAACCGGATACCGGAAAAATCCTGTGGAAGGGAAAAGAAATCACCGGATTGTCCATCGCCGAACGCGCCAAGCTGGGTATTACCGTGGCCTGGCAGGAGCCGGCACGCTTTGGAAGGCATTTCGGTGCGTGA
- a CDS encoding ATP-binding protein, translating to MYIPRKQIDNIQRLLQPGKVLVIYGARRVGKTTLLRKFLENSRWDQNKLLMVYGDDIVSREYLESQSIQKLQDFVGNHSLLVIDEAQYIKNVGLNLKLLIDHIPDLCILVTGSSSFDLANDIGEPLTGRKYVLRLYPVAQLELAHKEKVHETRANLETRLIYGSYPEVVMMRDNKLREQYLQELVRDYLFKDILELVGIRHSNKLLRLLQLLAFQIGKEVSLNELGTHLGMSKNTVDKYLDLLEKVFVIYRRTGFSRNPRKEITKNHRFYFYDTGVRNACIQNFNPIQLRNDKGMLWENYVLTERLKRNDYLNHHASFYFWRTYDRNEIDLVEEAGGKLNGYEIKWQKGKGKAPKKWQMFYPNAEYSVVHTENYMNFIS from the coding sequence ATGTATATACCTCGGAAGCAAATTGACAATATCCAGCGATTATTACAGCCGGGAAAAGTGCTGGTCATTTACGGGGCGCGGCGGGTGGGAAAGACGACTTTGCTCCGGAAATTTCTCGAAAACAGTCGATGGGATCAGAATAAATTGTTAATGGTCTATGGTGATGATATTGTTAGCCGGGAGTATCTGGAAAGCCAATCGATCCAAAAATTGCAGGATTTCGTAGGAAACCATTCGCTGTTGGTTATCGATGAGGCGCAGTATATAAAGAATGTTGGTTTGAATTTGAAGCTTTTGATTGATCATATCCCCGATCTTTGTATATTGGTGACCGGTTCTTCATCATTTGATCTGGCAAATGATATTGGTGAACCCTTGACCGGTAGAAAATATGTTCTTCGACTTTATCCTGTCGCACAGCTTGAATTGGCTCATAAGGAAAAAGTGCATGAGACTCGAGCCAATTTAGAGACCAGATTGATCTATGGTTCATACCCGGAAGTTGTTATGATGCGGGATAATAAACTGCGTGAGCAATACCTGCAGGAATTGGTAAGAGATTATCTGTTCAAAGATATTCTCGAACTGGTAGGCATTCGGCACTCTAACAAACTGCTTCGTCTGTTGCAGCTGTTGGCATTTCAGATCGGTAAAGAAGTATCGTTGAATGAACTCGGAACTCATTTGGGCATGAGTAAAAATACAGTTGATAAATATCTTGATTTGCTGGAAAAGGTATTTGTCATTTATCGTCGAACAGGTTTTAGCCGCAATCCGAGAAAAGAAATTACAAAGAACCATCGATTTTATTTTTATGACACCGGTGTTAGAAATGCATGTATTCAGAATTTCAATCCGATTCAATTGAGAAATGATAAAGGTATGCTTTGGGAAAATTACGTGCTGACAGAGCGTTTGAAACGTAACGACTATCTGAATCATCACGCCTCTTTTTATTTCTGGCGCACCTATGATCGCAACGAGATTGATCTTGTTGAAGAAGCGGGTGGAAAACTGAATGGCTATGAAATTAAATGGCAAAAAGGCAAGGGCAAGGCGCCGAAAAAGTGGCAAATGTTCTATCCGAATGCTGAATACTCGGTCGTTCATACGGAGAACTATATGAATTTTATTAGTTAA
- a CDS encoding IclR family transcriptional regulator C-terminal domain-containing protein, giving the protein MDNEEYHPGVRCLAVPVFDVHGNVIAALGITAPALSFKPGMEREIYDDVRRAADRLQSKLND; this is encoded by the coding sequence GTGGATAACGAAGAATATCATCCCGGCGTCCGCTGTCTGGCGGTGCCGGTGTTTGATGTGCATGGCAATGTTATCGCCGCCCTTGGCATTACAGCTCCGGCTTTATCGTTTAAACCGGGCATGGAGCGGGAGATCTATGATGACGTGCGTCGTGCTGCAGACAGACTGCAGAGCAAGCTGAATGATTAA
- a CDS encoding ATP-binding cassette domain-containing protein: protein MEGISVRDYLKLGVSNGSKDNPETLLEQVGLESELYLDRFVDETLSGGERKRIELAAVMAMTPRLAILDEPDSGIDALSIDYIKTVIQTLVRRGATVLLITHHDDVASIADRTSALCSGRILRTGDPEKVTRIFRNHCQPCTHVNDPREEVIQNV from the coding sequence TTGGAAGGCATTTCGGTGCGTGATTATCTAAAGCTCGGCGTTTCAAACGGAAGCAAAGACAACCCCGAAACCTTGCTGGAACAGGTGGGCCTGGAATCGGAATTGTACCTGGACCGCTTTGTCGATGAAACCCTGAGCGGTGGCGAACGCAAACGCATTGAACTGGCCGCGGTCATGGCCATGACACCCAGACTGGCGATTTTAGATGAACCCGATTCCGGTATTGATGCTTTGTCCATTGATTATATCAAAACCGTCATCCAGACCCTGGTGCGCCGCGGCGCGACGGTGCTGCTGATTACGCATCACGATGACGTCGCGTCCATCGCCGACCGGACTTCGGCGCTGTGCAGCGGCCGTATTCTGCGCACCGGCGATCCGGAAAAAGTCACCCGTATTTTCCGCAATCACTGTCAACCCTGCACCCATGTCAACGATCCGCGCGAGGAGGTGATACAGAATGTTTGA
- a CDS encoding SufD family Fe-S cluster assembly protein produces MFDFTSEFEALAEAYSESGGEVQDLKNDTHGLILVSGNEVLGTNEIKGLRMQSESIPDGIRAKVTVEKDHHLQNPVHMCFGVLPEKGVQKIEVEFDIQDNASASFLAHCTFPKAVKVQHIMHGVARIGKKAHMQYHETHYHGAGGGVEVLPDIKVYVDEGGRYSTTFKLVKGAAGRVDIKYDAWLKKDAVAEMFAKIYGKGSDDIKIKESIYLDGENSRGLAESRIVVAEKARAEVLGEIVGTGENSRGHVDCTEIVQGKTAMASAVPRLKVVDETSHLTHEAAIGSVDKKQIQTLMARGLDEQQATDMIVGGLLR; encoded by the coding sequence ATGTTTGATTTTACCAGTGAATTTGAAGCCCTGGCCGAAGCCTACTCCGAAAGCGGCGGTGAAGTTCAGGATTTAAAAAACGATACCCACGGTCTCATACTGGTCAGCGGCAACGAAGTGCTTGGCACCAACGAGATCAAAGGGCTGCGTATGCAGTCCGAATCCATTCCGGATGGCATTCGCGCCAAAGTCACCGTAGAAAAAGACCATCATTTGCAGAATCCGGTGCACATGTGCTTTGGTGTGCTGCCGGAAAAAGGGGTGCAGAAAATCGAGGTCGAGTTTGACATCCAGGACAATGCCAGCGCCTCGTTTCTGGCGCACTGTACGTTTCCCAAAGCGGTCAAAGTTCAGCATATCATGCACGGTGTGGCGCGCATCGGCAAAAAGGCGCATATGCAGTATCACGAAACCCATTACCACGGCGCCGGCGGTGGGGTGGAGGTGCTGCCGGATATTAAAGTGTATGTGGACGAAGGCGGCCGCTATTCCACGACGTTTAAACTGGTCAAAGGCGCGGCCGGACGTGTGGATATCAAATATGATGCCTGGCTTAAAAAAGATGCAGTCGCGGAAATGTTTGCCAAAATTTACGGCAAAGGCTCGGATGATATCAAGATAAAAGAATCAATTTATCTGGACGGCGAAAACTCACGCGGACTGGCGGAGAGCCGTATTGTGGTTGCAGAAAAAGCCCGGGCTGAAGTGCTGGGCGAGATCGTCGGCACCGGCGAAAACTCGCGCGGACATGTGGACTGTACCGAGATTGTGCAGGGCAAAACCGCGATGGCTTCGGCTGTGCCGCGACTCAAGGTCGTGGACGAGACGTCGCATCTGACCCACGAAGCGGCGATCGGCAGTGTCGACAAAAAGCAAATCCAGACCCTGATGGCGCGCGGACTGGACGAACAGCAGGCCACAGATATGATCGTCGGCGGACTCTTGAGATAA
- a CDS encoding arylamine N-acetyltransferase produces the protein MQNIQPVTLNPGAHAQSARKFLKFYNIDERKRGFKSLRDILTAFSRLPYENLSKIVKLERDYTAPNRIRLPEEVMQGHARHRLGGTCFSLTFFLQSILVYLDFTCYPVIAHMSRMRHSHCALIIVRGTEHWLADPGYLLNQPMRLDKDCSRMYRTRTPV, from the coding sequence ATGCAAAACATACAACCGGTTACTCTAAATCCGGGTGCGCATGCGCAAAGCGCCCGGAAATTCCTAAAATTTTACAATATTGACGAGCGTAAACGCGGTTTTAAAAGTCTGCGTGATATTCTCACAGCATTTTCCCGACTTCCGTATGAGAATCTGAGCAAAATCGTCAAACTGGAGCGCGATTACACGGCCCCGAACCGCATCCGCCTGCCGGAAGAAGTGATGCAAGGTCACGCCCGTCACCGGCTGGGCGGCACGTGCTTTTCCCTGACTTTTTTTCTCCAGTCTATTCTGGTGTATCTGGATTTCACCTGCTATCCGGTGATCGCGCATATGAGCCGCATGCGCCATTCACACTGCGCTTTGATCATTGTGCGCGGAACCGAGCACTGGCTTGCCGATCCGGGGTATCTGTTGAATCAACCCATGCGTCTGGATAAAGATTGCAGCCGCATGTACCGCACCCGCACACCGGTGTAG
- a CDS encoding HNH endonuclease: MERVNIEQLIYENNIDHNHSSESTYLHCVMCQNVQNPGILLNNRAYLCQSCIEKISGISYPEKYEYLLKSYKQRYQTWRAEQELLIEKINRHVSRKKLEWIQGRCEFKSNSPYTGVPTLFWIATAIFLLLSLSIPLIGLAGTVFCFISAKKISDLDSNRMMMWEIKHPKPDIIKFDFSMEIPEWDTEHPEPQQPIMRHFHDPSAELSQQDRTVLYVFRHWPDYPPFWDALKQFVINRDENRCQVTGCPSRVSIQVHHKKPISQGGEHTPNNLVCLCAFHHGLEPDIGHERVWGDIKNRYFTMVRAHQRKNRSGNGYHPVRAHVRRLELVTAENIKSLAKFYGFCCPVCDSKNIKFTLKRSIEEIEVLCKSCGSTWTAKRALAEENGPRLAEVLKPTKNIGRYKANWQMFEMRNEAVFKNKHIKKHRDGSIKSNIS; encoded by the coding sequence ATGGAACGAGTTAATATTGAACAATTGATATATGAAAACAATATTGATCATAATCATAGCAGTGAATCAACATACTTGCACTGTGTGATGTGCCAAAATGTCCAAAATCCGGGAATTTTATTAAACAACAGAGCTTATCTATGTCAATCGTGTATTGAAAAAATATCTGGAATATCCTATCCTGAAAAGTATGAATATCTACTTAAAAGCTACAAACAAAGATATCAAACATGGCGGGCAGAACAGGAGTTATTAATTGAAAAAATCAATAGACATGTGTCAAGAAAAAAATTGGAATGGATTCAGGGTCGGTGTGAATTCAAGTCCAATTCTCCATATACAGGTGTACCCACTCTATTCTGGATTGCAACTGCAATTTTTTTATTATTAAGCTTGTCAATTCCTTTAATTGGACTTGCTGGAACGGTTTTTTGCTTTATATCAGCAAAAAAAATATCTGATTTGGATTCAAATAGAATGATGATGTGGGAAATAAAACATCCAAAACCAGACATAATAAAATTTGATTTTTCCATGGAAATTCCCGAATGGGATACAGAGCATCCCGAGCCACAACAGCCAATCATGCGTCATTTCCATGATCCATCAGCTGAACTCTCACAACAAGACCGGACTGTTCTATACGTTTTTAGACACTGGCCGGATTATCCTCCTTTTTGGGACGCTTTAAAACAGTTTGTTATTAATAGGGATGAAAATAGATGTCAAGTCACTGGATGTCCTTCTCGTGTAAGTATTCAAGTTCATCATAAGAAGCCCATCTCTCAAGGGGGAGAACATACACCGAACAATCTCGTTTGTTTATGCGCTTTTCACCATGGCTTGGAACCAGATATTGGACATGAACGGGTCTGGGGGGACATAAAAAATCGTTATTTTACTATGGTACGGGCTCATCAACGCAAAAATCGATCGGGAAACGGGTATCACCCTGTCCGCGCCCATGTACGGCGTCTGGAACTAGTGACAGCCGAAAACATTAAATCTCTGGCTAAATTTTACGGATTTTGCTGTCCAGTATGTGATAGCAAAAATATAAAATTCACACTAAAACGATCTATTGAGGAAATTGAGGTGTTATGTAAAAGCTGTGGCTCAACATGGACTGCGAAGCGGGCTTTGGCTGAAGAAAATGGTCCACGACTCGCTGAAGTGTTAAAGCCAACAAAAAATATAGGACGCTATAAAGCGAATTGGCAGATGTTCGAAATGAGAAATGAAGCAGTGTTTAAAAATAAACACATCAAGAAACATAGAGATGGTTCTATAAAATCAAATATATCATAA